In Pan troglodytes isolate AG18354 chromosome 20, NHGRI_mPanTro3-v2.0_pri, whole genome shotgun sequence, the genomic window GGCCCCAGAGGAGTCCCGGTCGGATCCCAGGGGGCAGGTGGCTTCGGCCCAGGATCTGGGTGTAGCTCCCCCATCCCAGGGGCCAAGTTCAGGTGGGAAAGGTGCAGAGGCAAACAGGGGTTCAATCCCGGGCCAGAGGGGTGGCTGCAACTTCTGAGGCTCCAGGTGCCTCCCCTGGCCTCAGCTGCCCGTCGGCAAGGTGGGCCCACCAGGCTCTGTGTCCAAGGTGGAGCCAGGCCTGTCACCCATCAAGGGACAGGGCTGTGGGCTGGGGAGAGAGAACTCCCCTGATCGCTTCACCACTTTAGAGCACCAACGAGCTGCTTCAGGTCTCAGGCCGCAATTAGCTAATTGGCCAGTGTGGGTTAAGAGGCCCCAGGGAGGATCGTGGCGTGAGGCGTGGCGGGGGGGGCTTTGGGCGACTTAGCCGGACAGGCAGAAGCTGCAGACGCTGTGTCAGCTTAGAGGGCCGGATTAGGAGCATGGGCTGGGTGGGCAGGGCCAAGGGGACAGGTGGCCCCCTGCAGTGGATTAGGCAGAGGCCAGGCCACTCCGGGCCTTTCCAGCCTCCACCTTTCAATTTTCCCCAAGAAAGAACCACTAACCTGCCTCAGGTGCTGGTGGGGAGAGTGAGGCCCGAGGGTGCACAGGGCTTTAAGGGGGCCACACAGGAGGTCGGCGTGACCTTGGGACATTTCCGTGTCTCAGCTCAGGCTCTGCTTGGCCAGGATGGGAGGGTGGGCTGGGAGTCCTGGGGTGGGGGCCATACCCAGCCTGGCCAGAGACCCCTCTCCGTGTATCCTAAAGGCTGGCTCCATGGGACTCAGCTGAGAGCAGGTGTTGGACCGTCCCAGCAATAATGGAGCACCAGCTGTATGCCTGCCTTCTAGGTGCCCCTCCCTTCACTGCTGTGGGCCCTCGGGGCCCTCACGCCCCTCTGGGAAAAGGTGTCCGTTGGCTGGCGGAGgctgctgaggcccagagagggtaaaAGCTTTCCCAGTAGGGGCCACCTCGCCCCTGTTTGCCCAGGACTTTCCCTGTTTTAGCACTGAAGTCCCACACCCTGGAACAGCCCTCAGCCCTGAGCAAACCAGGGTGGTCACACCAGGGTGGTCACCCCAGGGCCAGCGTCACACAGCTGGGGGGCGAGTCAGGATTGAACCTGTGTGTGCAAAGTGGATCCCCGGCCCACTGTGCCAGAGAGGACAGGAGGGCCAGTGTTTCCCTGCCATTCTATCCCCCAGAGTCACTGGGTCAGCCTGCTAGGTCCCTAGACATTTGGACTGCCTCTGTCCAAGGACAGTGTCACCTGAGAGCTGTCACTGCAGAAGCTGTGGTGATACTCGGTGCCCAGAGGGCCAGCACACAGTCAGCCTGAGACAGAGGCCAGGGCGCCCATGCTGCACAACTCCCGGGCCAGCTTCTCCGCCAACTTGCAGAAGGGTGCCCAGCGGGCGGGCTCTACCTCCCAGCAGCTGCTCATGAGGACATGCATGGGGCCTGGACAGCCCTTGGGGGCTCCATGCGGTACCCCTTCTCCACAGCCTCTGACACCTCCTTCAGCCTGGCTTTGTGAAGAGAAGAGGTGGATGGATGTGTGAATGGatggtgggtgggtaggtggatggagggatggatgaatgggtgggtagatcaatggaacagtggatggagggatggatgaatagagtggatgggtgggtgaatgaatggatgggtacATGGATGGACATGGGAATGGGTGGGGGATGGATGGGTGGGGAGATGGATAGATAAGTGGATGGGTtggtggatggatgcatgcatggatgggtggggacgggggatgggtgggtgggtggatggatggatggatggatgaaaggatggatgggtatgtggatggatgatgggtagATAAATGGGTGGACAGATGTGTGAGTGGAtggtaggtggatggatagatggatgggtggacaggtggatggatgcatgggtggacagatggatgggtggatggtggatggtgggtggatggatggatggatgagtggatggtgggtgggtggattaGTGGatagtgggtagatggatggatgagtggatagtgggtgggtggatgagtggatggtgattgggtgggtggatggatggatggatggtgggtggatggatgagtggatggtgattgggtgggtggatagatgggtggatggtgattgggtgggtggatggatgggtggatggtgattgggtgggtggatggatgggtggatggtgatTGGGTGggtgtggatggatgggtgggtgatggGTGAGATTTTCATGATTGGTTCAGGCCATCATGAAAGAAGCAGAAGTGAGAGACATGCAGAAGTGGGagaggctggagcaggaagaGGGGGGAATGAAGCCTGGGCTGTGGACCCAGACAGGCccagattcaaatccaggctctaCCATATCTTCTTGGGGCAACCCAGTGTGAGCAAcctgccctctctgggcttcagcgTCCACGTCTGTGAAATGGGTGTAATCTTGGCACTCACCTCCAGTGGCATTTTGGGGGTCTGACCTGAAAGCACTCAACATGGGGCCTGGCCATGAatgggggaggcaggaggaggaggagggtggccTCCCCAGGCCATCCCTAAACGGGGCTGCTGCCACACACGCAGACCCTCCTGGGGCTCCCATCGTGGGGGCTCCCATAGGGATATGGATGGCTGGGGCCTGAGAAAGGGCTGTTGTGGGAGGGGATACTTGGACCTTGAGGGCTGTTGGCAGCCTCCCAAGATCCTTTAAGCCTGGGACCCCATGGGTTGGGAAAGGGTGCCCACCACTGAATACCACATGCCCTGGGGGACTGCAGTGGGGAACCCGTGGGTAATGGCAAGTGGGTCCCCTGCCCAGCATCCCCCAGGGAACGGTGTCCCCACAGTGGCCAGCAGGCAGGTGCCAGCTGGGCAGATCCTCCATGGGCAAAGATGGGGAGGCCCCCGTGTGCAGGCAAGTGGCCACAGGAGGCAGGGGCTTGGGGCCGGTGGGTGCCCAAGACTCGGCCAAGGATCAGTGGGGTCCCAATTAATTGATCCCATCATGTGGGCTGCAGTGGGTTCCACAGAGTAGGAAGGTGACCACTGGGGCTGGGGCACACAGGGCATCTAGGGGGGCTGGACCTCTAAGGGAGGACCCAGGATGCCTGGCGCCTGGGGGTGTCCGAGAGCAGATCACCAAAGGTGGCCCCCGGGGAAGAGGGCACGGGGACACCGAGAGACACAGGCGCCTAGAGTCCTTGGAATCCGTCTTTATCGGGCGATCATCCTTCGCAGGTCTGGGGTGTCCACGGGCCGCCCAGAGCCCCCTACGTGGGCCAGCCCCTGCTGTGGGCACCAGGAGGATGACTTGCCGGCCTGGACCCTCCTTGGGCCTGGCCAGTGCCCCCACGCCGCACTCTCCACTCTCTCGGTCCTCTGGGGCCAAGGGCCCCACCGGGTGGGGTCAGGGCTCCTGGCTTCGGGGCGAGGTGGAGCCGTCAGCGTCCTGCCCTGAGACGGAGGCTGGGGCGCCTGCACTGCGTAGCTCCCGGGCCAGCTTCTCGGCCAGTTTGCGGAAGGGTGGCCGGCGGGCGggctctgcctcccagcagcTGCTCATGAGGACGTGCACGGGGCCTGGACAGCCCTCGGGGGGCTCCATGCGGTAccccttctccacggcctccgaCACCTCTTTCAGTGACTGCGGACAGCAGGCGTGGGCAGGGGTCAGGGCCACAGCCTCTGGACCTGCCCGGAACCCAGTGCCTCCCTGGGGCCCCCGCTCACCATTTTAGGGTACGGAGCCCGTCCATATGAGAAGACCTCCCAGAGCAGCACCCCAAAACTCCAGACATCCGACTTGCTGGTGAACTTCTGTGGGGCCCGAGACAGGGATGAGGAGGGACCCCTCAGGTTTTCTGCTCCAGCCcctgcttcctccaggaagccctcctgggTTGACCCTCACTCTCTGGTCTTCTCCTAATTGATTCCTCCCACAACGCCGCCCGCAGTTGAGTCTAGCTCAGCCTTAGTGCATGAAGGAAGCCTGGTTATTCTTCCCTTCAGTCCTGAGCCCACGCCTTTTTCAGagctggagaaactgaggcccagaggggggCTACGAGGAACAATTATGGGCCAAGAGCTTCCTGGGGAGGCAGAGCCATTGCCCTTGGAGTTTCAGAGAGGCCAAGGGACATACCCAGGGTCATACAGCAGAGCTGGGGGGATCCCAAAGCCCCAGGGGTGTGTGAAGGCAGGGCTCACCCCGTGTTTGAGAGCCTCGGGTGCCGTCCACTTGACGGGCAGCCGGCTTGAGTCTAGCCCCTTCCGCTCGGCTTTGGCCAGGCCAAAGTCGCTGACCTTGGCCACCAGGTCCTCAGAGACCAGGATGTTGCGGGCAGCCAGGTCGCGGTGCACAAGCTTCTTGCTCTCCAGGTACTCCATGCCCTCGGCCACGTGCCTGGGGGTAGCAGGGGGCAGTGGGGGCTCAGGTGCCAGGATGCCCACATTCAGGGCTCAGAAAGCTCGGGGTGCCTGGGGCCACAAGCTCACAAAGCCTCCCTGCCCCGTGTCTCAGTTTCCCCCTGATGGATCTTGGAATCTGCGCCCCGACAACCCCAGTGCCGCAGCACCCTGAGAGTCCCACTTACAGAGAAAACTGCAGGAGCTGAGCGGTGTTCACGAGGGCTCGACCCCGGGTCCGCAGAAAGTTCACCAGGTTGCCCTGTTGGGGGTGGGAGATGGCCGCGGGATGTTGGGGCTGCTCCGCTGCGTGGGCCCCCCTCCCCACCTGGGCCCCGCCCCACCTTGCTCACGTGCTCCATGACAATGTACAGCCCCTGGTGCAGGATCACGCCCAGGAGACGCACCAGGTTCTCGTGTTGCATCTTCCTGGGGGCGGTGGGGTGGGCgtgagggcagggctgggaccCCCCCATCCCACagtccccagccccaccctgggaCTCACGTCATGACGGCCGTCTCGTCCAGGAAGGCCTGGGCTGTCACATCACACTTGATATTCTTCACGGCCACCTTTTGCCCCAGGTACTCACCCTGCAGGACAgctggggggtggaggtggggaacgGGGTGAGATCAGGACCCCCAACAAacagggacagagagacagacagacaggcccGCTCACACCGGTGCCCATGTAACATTCACACAGCTGCGGGTCCCCAGACCTTGAAACACAGCCCCCATGCTCCTCACCCCTGCCGCCCTTGCAAGCTCCAGACCCAAGATCAGAGAACCATCTGGctctggcgcggtggctcacgcctgtaatcccagcactttgggaggctgaggcaggcggatcacctgaggtcaggagttcaagaccagcctgactaacatggagaaaccctgtctctaatgaaaatacaaaactagccaggtgtggtggcacatgcctgtaatcccagctactcgggaggctgaggcaggagaatcacttgaacccgggaggcagaggttgcagtgagccaagattgtgccattgcactccagcctgggtgacagagcgaaactccatctcaaaaaaaaccccacaaaaaacaaaaacaaagagagaaccATCTAAGCCAGGGGTCTGTGAACCCCCACCCCCTCGGGGCCAAATCTACCTATCACCTCTTTTTGCAAGACCCTTGAGCTCAaaatgttttttgcatttttatttttaattaattaattatttatttgagacggagtctcgctctgtcgcccaggctggagtgcagtggcgccatctctgctcactgcaagctctgcctcccaggtcacgccattctcctgcctcagcctcccaagtagctgggactacaggcgcccaccaccacgcccggctaattttttttttttttttttttttttagtagagacggggtttcaccgtgttagccaggatggtctcgatctcatgacctcgtgatccgcccgcctcagcctcccaaagtgctgggattacaggcatgagccactgtgcccggccaacatttttatttttaaaatattgatacagggtctcactctctcacccaggtagagtgcagtggcgtgatcacagctcactgcaggttcaaattcctgggctcaagggatcctcccatcctggcctcctgagtagctgggactacaggcatgctccactgtgcctggctttttttttgtacagatgggggtctcgctacgttgtccaggctgcacctgaactcctgagctcaagggatcctcctgccccgacctcccaaagtgctgggattccaggcatgagccaccgtgcctggctggtttttgcatgtttaaatggttgtaaaaacaaatcaaaagatGAGTGCTGTTTCAGGACATGTGAGCATTAcacaaaattcaaatttctgGGTCACAGTTTTCATGGCCACGCCcatatgtttacatattgtctgtggtcGCTTTCACTCCACAAGGGCAGGATTCAGTAGTGGTGACAGCAGCTACCTGGCCCACAAagcaggaaatatttacaatctggCCTTTTACAGAGAGTCTGCCGACCCCTGATCTAAACCCCAGAGCCTTCCAGAATAATACTTTCAGGGAATGGTGTTTCAAACATTCCAAATAGAGGGACTGACCATACAAGACCCTGGCAGTGTGAAGAAGTCACTAACATTGACTGAGCGCCTGCTTGAGTTCACTTACTCCTCATGACAGCTGCCATTACCCCCTGTtccagagggggaaactgaggctcagaggattTGCACGTCTTCAGCTGCACAACTAGTAGGTGGTTAAGTATGGGTTTGAATTCAGCTCTGTGACTCCAAAGCCTCAATACGCACCTCCCACCTTCCTTCAGCACCCCCAAACCAGTCCGCCACTCACCTCCAAACTCTCCCTCTCCGATCTGCGCTCCCAATGTCAAATGCTGCAGGTTCAGTAACCAGCCCGCTGTGGAGTGAAGACCCAGTCAGAGGGGTAATGGGCCCCCTAAATCCTCCCATTGGGGGTTCTACTTGGTGAGAGACTAGGTGATGTCTCTCACAGTGCTGCAGCTGTGGATACACATTTGAGTGGCTGCTGGGCCTGGCAATGCCCCTAGGACATATCAGAgacaccccactcctggtaccaattatTGTTGTTGCAAGCAACAGAACCATCTCAGGTTGACCTGAGCAAAAAGGGGCTTACAGGAGGGATAGTGGTGTGAATAGTCAAAGCTGGGGGCCTGCCTGGCTGAGACCCTCAGACTCCACACTTGCCCTCCAGGAACTCCCAG contains:
- the MATK gene encoding megakaryocyte-associated tyrosine-protein kinase isoform X2, which gives rise to MAGRGSLVSWRAFHGCDSAEELPRVSPRFLRAWHPPPVSARMPTRRWAPGTQCITKCEHTRPKPGELAFRKGDVVTILEACENKSWYRVKHHTSGQEGLLAAGALREREALSADPKLSLMPWFHGKISGQEAVQQLQPPEDGLFLVRESARHPGDYVLCVSFGRDVIHYRVLHRDGHLTIDEAVFFCNLMDMVEHYSKDKGAICTKLVRPKRKHGTKSAEEELARAGWLLNLQHLTLGAQIGEGEFGAVLQGEYLGQKVAVKNIKCDVTAQAFLDETAVMTKMQHENLVRLLGVILHQGLYIVMEHVSKGNLVNFLRTRGRALVNTAQLLQFSLHVAEGMEYLESKKLVHRDLAARNILVSEDLVAKVSDFGLAKAERKGLDSSRLPVKWTAPEALKHGKFTSKSDVWSFGVLLWEVFSYGRAPYPKMSLKEVSEAVEKGYRMEPPEGCPGPVHVLMSSCWEAEPARRPPFRKLAEKLARELRSAGAPASVSGQDADGSTSPRSQEP
- the MATK gene encoding megakaryocyte-associated tyrosine-protein kinase isoform X1; amino-acid sequence: MQGHFPAERREGRPRRGTCGRQQLLVSPRFLRAWHPPPVSARMPTRRWAPGTQCITKCEHTRPKPGELAFRKGDVVTILEACENKSWYRVKHHTSGQEGLLAAGALREREALSADPKLSLMPWFHGKISGQEAVQQLQPPEDGLFLVRESARHPGDYVLCVSFGRDVIHYRVLHRDGHLTIDEAVFFCNLMDMVEHYSKDKGAICTKLVRPKRKHGTKSAEEELARAGWLLNLQHLTLGAQIGEGEFGAVLQGEYLGQKVAVKNIKCDVTAQAFLDETAVMTKMQHENLVRLLGVILHQGLYIVMEHVSKGNLVNFLRTRGRALVNTAQLLQFSLHVAEGMEYLESKKLVHRDLAARNILVSEDLVAKVSDFGLAKAERKGLDSSRLPVKWTAPEALKHGKFTSKSDVWSFGVLLWEVFSYGRAPYPKMSLKEVSEAVEKGYRMEPPEGCPGPVHVLMSSCWEAEPARRPPFRKLAEKLARELRSAGAPASVSGQDADGSTSPRSQEP